A single Metarhizium brunneum chromosome 5, complete sequence DNA region contains:
- the ppk23 gene encoding Serine/threonine-protein kinase ppk23 — protein MASKGKSRWADTEEDAQLDARLKQEKEEKRRKKAEKARRIEADKQTALAASSRGPESSRDNEIDRPSKRRRVTPETGESTTQGSTSSNDPKPIKLLRFEDTGTWRKSRSVDNYDKLNDIEEGTYGWVARGTERATGKIVALKRLKLEPSDRNGLPVTGLREIQILQDCKHRNIVHLEEVVVGEDTSKLDNSIFLVLEFVEHDLKGILEDMPEPFLSSEVKRLLLQLTSGVSYLHENWILHRDLKTSNLLLNNRGQLKIADFGMARYVGDPPPKLTQLVVTLWYRAPELLLGTRTYDAAVDMWSVGCIFGELITREPLLQGSNEVDQMSKIFELCGVPTEESWPGFRKLPNARSLKLPKNALSNGSVVRARFPSMTTAGASLLNDLLALDPVRRPSAKDMLSHEYFRQDPKPKPESMFPTFPSKAGQERRRRHEPNAPVRGQAVALGDVDLSGIFQGRDKEERGAGFTLRMV, from the exons atggccagcaAGGGCAAGTCGAGATGGGCAGATACGGAGGAAGACGCCCAGTTAGATGCAAGGTTAAAacaggaaaaggaagagaagcgTCGGAAGAAGGCAGAGAAGGCGCGTAGGATTGAGGCAGACAAACAGACGGCCCTTGCCGCATCTTCACGAGGCCCGGAGTCAAGTCGCGACAACGAGATTGACAGACCGTCCAAACGACGCAGAGTCACGCCCGAGACCGGAGAGAGCACGACGCAGGgaagcaccagcagcaatgACCCCAAGCCCATCAAGCTCCTGCGGTTCGAGGATACGGGGACTTGGCGCAAAAGTCGCAGTGTCGACAACTACGACAAGCTCAACGATATCGAAGAGGGCACATACGGTTGGGTCGCAAGGGGAACAGAGCGTGCCACTGGGAAAATCGTAGCGCTCAAGAGGTTAAAGCTTGAGCCCTCGGATCGAAATGGTCTGCCGGTGACGGGGCTGAGAGAGATCCAGATCTTGCAGGACTGTAAGCATCGCAACATTGTGCACTTGGAGGAGGTTGTTGTTGGCGAGGACACTTCCAAGCTGGACAA CTCCATattcctcgtcctcgagtTCGTCGAACACGACCTCAAGGGCATCCTCGAAGACATGCCCGAGCCCTTCCTCTCGTCCGAAGTCAAGCGTCTCCTCCTACAACTCACGTCGGGTGTGTCCTACCTGCACGAAAATTGGATCCTCCACCGTGACCTCAAAACATCCAATCTCCTTCTAAACAACCGTGGCCAGCTCAAGATTGCCGACTTTGGCATGGCTCGCTACGTCGGCGATCCTCCCCCCAAACTGACTCAACTCGTCGTGACATTGTGGTACCGCGCCCCGGAATTGCTCCTGGGGACAAGAACGTACGACGCAGCCGTCGACATGTGGAGCGTGGGCTGTATATTCGGCGAGCTCATCACGCGCGAGCCCTTGCTCCAGGGCTCCAACGAAGTGGACCAAATGTCCAAGATCTTCGAACTGTGCGGCGTGCCAACCGAGGAATCGTGGCCCGGGTTTCGCAAGCTCCCCAACGCGCGGAGCTTGAAGCTTCCCAAGAACGCGCTGTCCAACGGGTCCGTGGTACGCGCGCGATTTCCCAGCATGACCACCGCCGGGGCGAGCCTCCTGAACGACTTGTTGGCTTTGGATCCGGTCCGGCGGCCGTCGGCAAAGGATATGCTCAGCCACGAATACTTCCGACAGGATCCCAAACCGAAGCCCGAGAGCATGTTCCCGACATTCCCCAGCAAAGCAGGCCAGGAGCGGAGACGTCGGCATGAGCCAAATGCGCCCGTCAGAGGGCAAGCAGTCGCTTTAGGAGATGTTGACCTGAGCGGCATCTTCCAGGGGCGGGACAAGGAGGAGCGTGGAGCTGGCTTCACACTGCGAATGGTGTAA
- the ndufaf7 gene encoding Protein arginine methyltransferase NDUFAF7: MVNAVGEAAIRGYIVPLASYMRMCLTGDLGGYYTGAIGQDRDQFGVKGDFVTSPEISQIFGELVGVWFIAEWISQGQPKEGVQLIEVGPGRGTLMDDMLRTIKRFPAMVDSIESVFMVEASPELREKQKTLLCGSDAPSEDCAAGFRSTGKHLGKPVVWAESLKSIPIEPNKVPFIVAHEFFDALPIHCFQSAPAPASTPRTASTSTSTVKPSSTETNSSPAYEWREMMVSPTHPAEVASDQAKAKAAGREASAAEFQLILSSKPTRHSRYLPESSPRYRHLKQSPGSVVEICPDASLYAADFAARIGGSDKVKKSQPCGAALILDYGTSDTIPINSLRGIRHHKLVSPFSAPGLVDLSADVDFTAIAEAATLASDGVEVHGPVPQADFLELMGIRERAEMLVRAAGTDESTAERIRKSWRRLVDRGPSGMGKVYKALAILPENDGRRRPVGFGGDVSPR; the protein is encoded by the exons ATGGTCAACGCCGTTGGCGAAGCAGCTATTCGAGGCTATATCG TGCCGTTGGCGAGCTATATGCGCATGTGTTTGACTGGAGATCTGGGCGGTTATTATACCGGTGCAATCGGCCAGGATCGCGACCAATTCGGTGTCAAGGGAGACTTCGTCACGTCTCCTGAAATCTCTCAGATATTCGGCGAGCTAGTTGGCGTGTGGTTCATTGCCGAATGGATTAGCCAGGGCCAGCCTAAAGAGGGAGTTCAGTTGATAGAGGTTGGACCTGGTCGCGGTACGCTCATGGATGACATGCTGCGA ACCATAAAACGCTTTCCGGCCATGGTTGACAGCATTGAGTCGGTCTTCATGGTTGAGGCAAGTCCAGAGCTTCGGGAGAAGCAGAAAACGCTTCTTTGCGGCTCTGATGCCCCGTCCGAAGACTGTGCAGCTGGTTTTCGCAGCACAGGAAAACATTTAGGGAAGCCCGTCGTATGGGCCGAAAGCCTAAAGTCAATTCCAATTG AACCCAACAAGGTTCCATTCATTGTGGCACACGAGTTCTTTGATGCCCTTCCGATTCACTGCTTCCAATCGGCTCCAGCACCGGCATCAACCCCCAGGACAGCATCAACCAGCACATCGACGGTCAAGCCTTCCTCCACGGAAACAAACTCGTCGCCAGCGTACGAGTGGCGAGAAATGATGGTTTCGCCCACACACCCAGCCGAGGTTGCTTCAGATCAAGCTAAAGCGAAGGCAGCTGGTAGGGAGGCCTCTGCCGCAGAGTTCCAGCTCATTCTCTCGTCGAAGCCTACCAGGCATTCCCGCTACCTTCCCGAGTCGTCCCCAAGGTACCGACATCTCAAGCAGTCCCCAGGCTCTGTGGTCGAAATATGCCCCGACGCCTCTCTGTATGCCGCGGATTTTGCCGCCCGCATCGGTGGCTCTGACAAGGTGAAAAAGTCGCAACCATGTGGTGCTGCTTTGATTCTGGATTACGGCACATCCGACACCATCCCAATCAACTCCCTGCGAGGTATCCGGCACCACAAGCTGGTCAGTCCCTTCTCAGCGCCGGGCCTTGTCGACCTGAGTGCCGACGTGGACTTTACAGCCATTGCGGAAGCTGCTACCCTGGCCAGTGACGGGGTCGAGGTTCACGGGCCAGTGCCACAAGCCGATTTCCTCGAGCTCATGGGCATACGAGAGCGGGCAGAAATGCTTGTCAGAGCTGCAGGCACCGACGAGTCAACGGCAGAGAGAATCAGAAAGTCATGGAGGCGACTTGTCGATCGAGGACCCAGCGGGATGGGCAAGGTTTACAAGGCTCTTGCCATTTTGCCTGAGAATGATGGTCGAAGACGCCCAGTGGGATTTGGTGGCGATGTTTCACCCAGGTAG
- the PTM1 gene encoding Membrane protein PTM1 has translation MRLFLGLLALALSFRTTLAHEVAIDDTQANHQYCSGMYSRQTWGGPVDPFILVKFFNSSIPEGTDPIVSLIIFQWRDSSLVGVPDPDGQRRLPICTDEFVKSGHCNTTDIGEFVVSHNATEKSNALILTKAVHLKDAGPVHYSLKKTGYYCVVTQGYTIDKYNAVVEFRNAYGELQATQIPKLPFYGAMSIIYALMAGYWGFLYYQHRHDILAVQNYITAILVFLVVEMLITWGYYDFQNNGGSGVGSKAFLIVVGILNAARNSFSFFLLLIVCMGYGVVKHTLGRTMIYVRWLAAAHFVFGLVYSITSLVVSPESAGPFVLLIVLPLAGTLTAFYVWTLNSLNLTLKDLRERKQHAKEAMYRKLWWSILISIIVIFAFFFFTSFTFASINDPDFVPNHWKSRWFVLDGWLNIVYFVDVAFVAYIWRPTANNRRFAMSDEIAQDDDGNFEIGDIGVPDDWDDDEEAEAGKNQPHPPPVTGITSSAPTRPDRHQQNSTRSIPRESIDGETIFAVGEDGDRFSDDGSDEENAKLVNKR, from the exons ATGAGGCTCTTCCTCGGGCTCCTTGCCTTGGCCCTGTCCTTCCGGACGACCTTGGCCCACGAGGTTGCCATT GATGACACACAGGCCAACCATCAATATTGCTCTG GCATGTACAGTCGGCAAACATGGGGCGGACCTGTTGACCCGTTTATCCTCGTCAAGTTTTTCAACTCTAGTATACCAGAAGGCACCGACCCCATCGTGAGCTTGATAATCTTCCAGTGGCGAGATAGTAGCCTGGTTGGCGTCCCTGACCCAGATGGCCAAAGACGA CTCCCCATTTGTACAGACGAGTTTGTAAAATCTGGACATTGCAATACCACTGATATCGGCGAGTTCGTTGTTTCTCACAATGCCACCGAGAAGTCAAACGCCCTCATCTTGACAAAGGCTGTCCACCTCAAAGACGCGGGTCCGGTTCACTATTCCCTGAAGAAGACCGGATATTACTGTGTTGTCACACAGGGCTACACCATCGACAAGTACAACGCCGTTGTTGAATTCCGAAATGCTTACGGTGAATTACAAGCCACCCAGATTCCCAAACTCCCCTTCTACGGCGCAATGTCCATCATTTACGCGCTCATGGCGGGATACTGGGGCTTTCTGTACTATCAACATCGTCATGACATCT TGGCGGTCCAAAACTACATTACGGCGATATTAGTCTTTCTGGTAGTGGAAATGCTCATTACATGGGGCTATTACG ATTTCCAAAACAACGGAGGCTCTGGCGTGGGATCAAAGGCCTTCCTCATTGTAGTCGGCATCCTGAATGCTGCACGGAACTCTTTCTCATTCTTCCTCTTGCTCATTGTATGCATGGGATATGGTGTCGTCAAGCACACTCTGGGGCGTACCATGATATATGTTCGATGGCTCGCGGCTGCTCACTTTGTCTTTGGCCTGGTCTACTCCATCACCAGTCTTGTTGTCTCACCTGAAAGTGCTG GCCCGTTTGttctcctcatcgtcctGCCTCTGGCCGGAACGCTGACAGCATTTTATGTGTGGACTCTCAACTCTCTCAACTTGACTCTTAAGGATCTTCGAGAGCGAAAGCAGCATGCAAAGGAGGCCATGTACAGAAAACTTTGGTGGTCGATTCTTATCAGCATCATTgtcatctttgcctttttcttcttcacaaGCTTCACTTTCGCCTCCATAAATGACCCCGACTTTGTCCCAAATCATTGGAAATCACGGTGGTTTGTCCTGGATGGCTGGCTAAACATTGTCTACTTTGTGGACGTTGCATTCGTCGCCTACATATGGCGCCCTACCGCTAACAATCGTCGTTTTGCTATGAGTGATGAGATAGCTCAAGATGACGATGGAAATTTCGAGATTGGTGACATTGGCGTCCCCGACGAttgggatgatgatgaagaggccgaggctggCAAGAATCAGCCTCACCCACCGCCAGTCACGGGAATCACGAGTTCTGCTCCGACTCGACCGGACCGTCATCAGCAGAACTCCACGCGAAGCATCCCGCGAGAGTCTATTGATGGGGAGACTATTTTTGCTGTAGGAGAGGACGGCGACAGGTTCTCAGATGATGGAAGTGACGAAGAGAACGCCAAGCTTGTAAATAAGCGATAG
- the CYP8 gene encoding Peptidyl-prolyl cis-trans isomerase-like 2 has protein sequence MGKGTDKLYITHSEWSSSDAYSASAGAKSSSLSASGAAPFRRLPFNFCAASLQPFKNPVCTSDGTIFDVEVISAWLEKHPNQNPVNGEPLHKKDLIRLNFARNAASDSLGAGLSDGKGDLIDPVTYKIFTDNTHIVAIRHGTYANVFAWETVERMNIKAKLWQDLVDDEPFSRADIITLQDPKNAASRNLEQFKYIKDGEGAQLTKEQEEERNAGGINAGALGSMGDKVLKAKAAVEKARKAREAGGDVNRSSSALTKPSATSTGPSSIIVASQPAINNKKLAANAAAYTTGKAAASFTSTGLTPETSGERALLTDEEFMLKPKRVKTKGYARIETNLGDLTVELHTDTAPRAVWNFIRLAQTGYYKGVAFHRNIPNFMIQGGDPSGTGKGGSSIWGKYFNDEFDGPLTHNSRGILSMANKGKNTNSSQFFITYKATPHLDRKHTIFGLVVDGKDVLSKMEAVQTDGSNRPLNKIFIRDVVVFVDPFEEFQTQRKEQERQEHEQEEIRRKGGTDDDRTTWTGKRIRGDGTIVSAEGKESVGKYLNKGAVSGNGGDEPEAIGSRLEDWQEPARKKMKGSGGFGNFDSW, from the exons ATGGGAAAGGGGACTGACAAGCTCTAT ATTACACATTCCGAGTGGTCGTCGTCGGATGCCTATTCCGCCAGTGCAGGCGCCAAGTCTTCGTCACTGAGCGCATCCGGGGCTGCTCCATTTCGTCGTCTGCCCTTTAACTtttgcgccgccagcctCCAGCCTTTCAAGAACCCAGTTTGCACATCCGATGGCACCATTTTCGATGTCGAGGTCATAAGCGCATGGCTCGAGAAACACCCGAACCAGAATCCCGTTAATGGCGAACCCCTTCACAAGAAGGATTTAATCCGCTTGAACTTTGCGCGCAATGCTGCTTCAGACTCCCTCGGTGCTGGGCTgagcgacggcaaaggcgacTTGATTGATCCCGTCACCTACAAGATCTTCACCGACAACACCCATATCGTGGCTATTCGCCATGGCACGTATGCGAATGTGTTCGCGTGGGAGACGGTAGAGCGCATGAATATCAAAGCCAAGCTATGGCAggacctcgtcgacgacgaacCCTTTAGCCGAGCCGATATTATTACCTTGCAAGATCCAAAAAATGCCGCTAGTCGTAATCTCGAGCAATTCAAGTATATCAAAGATGGAGAAGGGGCACAGCTTACGAAGGAGCAAGAGGAGGAGCGCAATGCAGGTGGCATCAACGCCGGCGCATTAGGAAGCATGGGAGACAAGGTCTTGAAGGCAAAGGCCGCTGTCGAGAAGGCTCGCAAAGCACGAGAAGCCGGGGGGGATGTCAACCGGAGCTCTAGCGCTTTAACAAAACCCTCAGCCACATCTACAGGTCCATCATCGATCATAGTAGCATCCCAGCCTGCGATCAATAACAAAAAGCTAGCCGCAAATGCGGCTGCCTACACCACTGGAAAGGCGGCCGCGAGTTTCACAAGTACTGGCTTGACGCCAGAAACCAGCGGCGAGCGGGCTTTGTTGACGGACGAGGAGTTTATGCTCAAGCCGAAACGGGTCAAAACCAAGGGCTATGCTCGCATAGAGACCAACCTGGGCGACTTGACTGTTGAGCTACACACCGACACGGCGCCAAGAGCAGTCTGGAACTTCATCAGGTTAGCGCAGACGGGCTACTACAAAGGCGTCGCCTTTCATCGAAACATACCCAACTTTATGATTCAGGGTGGTGATCCGTCGGGAACTGGCAAAGGCGGTTCAAGTATATGGGGCAAGTACTTTaacgacgagtttgacggACCACTCACGCATAACAGCAGAGGCATAT tgtccatggccaacaagggGAAAAACACAAACTCCAGCCAATTCTTCATCACTTACAAGGCAACTCCCCACCTCGACCGGAAACACACGATATTTGGACTCGTGGTCGACGGCAAGGATGTCCTCTCCAAGATGGAGGCGGTTCAGACGGACGGGTCCAACAGACCTCTGAACAAGATATTCATCAGAGACGTGGTCGTGTTTGTAGACCCCTTTGAGGAGTTCCAGACACAGAGGAAGGAGCAGGAACGGCAAGAGCACGAGCAGGAAGAGATCCGTCGCAAAGGCGGCACTGATGACGACAGGACGACTTGGACGGGGAAGCGGATACGAGGGGATGGCACGATCGTCTCGGCCGAGGGAAAGGAGAGTGTGGGcaaatatttaaataaaggTGCTGTTTCAGGTAATGGGGGTGATGAGCCAGAGGCTATTGGCTCAAGGCTAGAGGATTGGCAAGAACCAGCgcggaagaagatgaagggaAGTGGAGGCTTTGGCAACTTTGATAGTTGGTAG